A genomic window from Cryobacterium sp. SO2 includes:
- a CDS encoding VOC family protein produces the protein MNASTGILRGMSNVSYWAADHAAATAWYTELLGMEPYFQMPGYAEWRVGDYGHELGLIDAQYAPRPAADVPGGAVLNWHVDDIREALDRLLALGALMREEIRERGEGFTTAAVLDPFGNVLGVMTNPHYLQVLADATPDGEAARAGHPAG, from the coding sequence ATGAACGCATCGACCGGCATCCTGCGCGGCATGAGCAACGTGAGCTATTGGGCTGCAGACCATGCCGCCGCGACGGCCTGGTACACCGAGCTGCTGGGCATGGAGCCCTACTTTCAGATGCCCGGCTACGCGGAGTGGCGGGTGGGCGATTACGGCCACGAGCTCGGTCTGATCGATGCGCAGTACGCTCCGCGGCCGGCGGCCGATGTGCCCGGCGGGGCGGTGCTCAACTGGCATGTGGACGACATCAGGGAGGCCCTCGACCGCCTGCTCGCGCTGGGCGCGTTGATGCGCGAGGAGATCCGGGAGCGCGGCGAGGGCTTCACCACCGCGGCCGTGCTCGACCCGTTCGGCAATGTGCTCGGCGTGATGACCAACCCGCACTACCTGCAGGTGCTCGCCGATGCCACCCCCGACGGAGAGGCCGCCCGGGCCGGGCATCCCGCTGGCTGA
- a CDS encoding aldo/keto reductase, giving the protein MTDFITLNNDVRMPSLGLGVFQSSAEDTATAVESALRTGYRHIDTAAAYLNERQVGEGIRASGVDRDEIFIETKVWISQYGYDETLHAFDVSTRKLGVDTLDLLILHQPAPWQFDTTLAAYRALETLLADGRVRAIGVSNFTGAHLERLMTSSTVVPAVNQIELHPYFAQKENEAANTALGIVTQAWSPIGGITFYPGNWNDGTGKNALNDPVIAAIGAEHGKSNAQVMLRWHLQNGRSAIPKSVRPERIRENFDVFDFELSSDDLRAIDALDLGVRSGPDPDAVRPPGQFSIPEN; this is encoded by the coding sequence ATGACTGATTTCATCACGCTCAACAACGATGTCCGGATGCCCAGCCTCGGGCTGGGGGTCTTCCAGAGCTCGGCGGAGGACACGGCCACGGCCGTCGAGTCCGCGCTGCGCACCGGCTACCGCCACATTGACACGGCGGCGGCCTACTTGAACGAGCGGCAAGTCGGCGAGGGGATCCGGGCATCCGGGGTGGATCGCGACGAGATCTTCATCGAAACGAAGGTGTGGATCAGCCAGTACGGCTACGACGAAACCCTGCACGCCTTCGACGTGAGCACCCGCAAGCTCGGCGTCGACACGCTCGACCTGCTCATCCTGCACCAGCCCGCCCCCTGGCAGTTCGACACCACCCTGGCGGCCTACCGGGCGCTCGAGACGTTGCTGGCCGATGGCCGGGTGCGTGCGATCGGGGTCAGCAACTTCACCGGGGCCCACCTCGAACGGCTGATGACGAGCAGCACGGTGGTGCCGGCTGTGAACCAGATCGAGCTGCACCCGTACTTCGCTCAGAAGGAGAACGAGGCGGCCAATACCGCCCTCGGCATCGTCACCCAGGCCTGGTCCCCCATCGGCGGCATCACCTTTTACCCGGGCAACTGGAACGACGGCACGGGCAAGAACGCGCTCAACGACCCCGTGATCGCCGCGATCGGTGCTGAGCACGGTAAGAGCAACGCGCAGGTGATGCTGCGCTGGCACCTGCAAAACGGTCGCAGCGCCATCCCGAAGTCCGTGCGTCCTGAGCGCATCCGTGAGAACTTCGACGTCTTCGACTTCGAGCTCAGCAGCGACGATCTCAGGGCGATCGATGCGCTGGACCTGGGTGTGCGCAGCGGCCCCGACCCCGACGCGGTGCGCCCGCCCGGTCAGTTCAGCATTCCCGAGAACTGA